In Ovis aries strain OAR_USU_Benz2616 breed Rambouillet chromosome 8, ARS-UI_Ramb_v3.0, whole genome shotgun sequence, a single window of DNA contains:
- the LOC114116078 gene encoding UL16-binding protein 1-like isoform X2 — protein MDSSKTSLGFLVLLSMVLLSGTSSAQIKYMSPLGEEVKNMSAWEAQTVTLRDTGDLLQGQMPDGTPENHTDKVRSGPLILQARMTCWREDNGHTSASREFGFNGQLCLLFDSENGHCTVVHPGGRWMKEKWENDRAVTDFFRMVSMGDCPAWLQAFLVRWEKMLKTSAPSTTVPTTVQPTAPASNHITKIILVVLAVFVIISIVAWILDEKRRRCSQEARQVLCCPEESVFPWLPLFSWVHFRGKR, from the exons CTCAGATCAAGTACATGAGTCCATTGGGAGAGGAAGTGAAAAATATGAGCGCCTGGGAAGCACAGACTGTCACACTCAGAGACACTGGAGACTTGCTCCAGGGGCAGATGCCTGATGGTACACCGGAGAATCACACAGACAAGG tgaGATCAGGCCCTCTGATCCTGCAGGCCAGGATGACATGCTGGCGTGAAGACAATGGACACACCAGTGCATCCAGGGAGTTTGGCTTCAATGGACAACTGTGCCTCCTCTTTGACTCGGAGAATGGACACTGCACAGTGGTTCATCCTGGAGGGAGGTGGATGAAAGAGAAATGGGAGAATGACAGGGCTGTGACCGACTTCTTCAGGATGGTCTCGATGGGAGACTGTCCGGCCTGGCTTCAGGCTTTCTTGGTGCGCTGGGAGAAAATGTTAAAGACCTCAG CACCATCGACCACAGTCCCCACTACAGTGCAGCCCACGGCCCCAGCCAGCAACCACATAACCAAGATCATCCTTGTGGTTCTCGCCGTTTTCGTCATAATAAGCATCGTAGCCTGGATCCTTGACGAGAAGAG GAGACGGTGCTCCCAGGAAGCACGGCAGGTGCTCTGTTGTCCTGAGGAGTCAGTCTTTCCTTGGctgcctttgttttcctgggTTCACTTTAGAGGCAAGAGATGA
- the LOC114116078 gene encoding UL16-binding protein 2-like isoform X1, giving the protein MDSSKTSLGFLVLLSMVLLSGTSSDPHSLSYNFTIDPRPRDNQLWCEVQGEVDQKVFLSYDCGTAQIKYMSPLGEEVKNMSAWEAQTVTLRDTGDLLQGQMPDGTPENHTDKVRSGPLILQARMTCWREDNGHTSASREFGFNGQLCLLFDSENGHCTVVHPGGRWMKEKWENDRAVTDFFRMVSMGDCPAWLQAFLVRWEKMLKTSAPSTTVPTTVQPTAPASNHITKIILVVLAVFVIISIVAWILDEKRRRCSQEARQVLCCPEESVFPWLPLFSWVHFRGKR; this is encoded by the exons ACCCTCATTCTCTTTCCTATAATTTCACCATCGATCCTCGGCCCAGAGATAATCAGCTATGGTGTGAGGTTCAAGGAGAAGTTGACCAAAAGGTCTTTCTCTCCTATGACTGTGGTACAGCTCAGATCAAGTACATGAGTCCATTGGGAGAGGAAGTGAAAAATATGAGCGCCTGGGAAGCACAGACTGTCACACTCAGAGACACTGGAGACTTGCTCCAGGGGCAGATGCCTGATGGTACACCGGAGAATCACACAGACAAGG tgaGATCAGGCCCTCTGATCCTGCAGGCCAGGATGACATGCTGGCGTGAAGACAATGGACACACCAGTGCATCCAGGGAGTTTGGCTTCAATGGACAACTGTGCCTCCTCTTTGACTCGGAGAATGGACACTGCACAGTGGTTCATCCTGGAGGGAGGTGGATGAAAGAGAAATGGGAGAATGACAGGGCTGTGACCGACTTCTTCAGGATGGTCTCGATGGGAGACTGTCCGGCCTGGCTTCAGGCTTTCTTGGTGCGCTGGGAGAAAATGTTAAAGACCTCAG CACCATCGACCACAGTCCCCACTACAGTGCAGCCCACGGCCCCAGCCAGCAACCACATAACCAAGATCATCCTTGTGGTTCTCGCCGTTTTCGTCATAATAAGCATCGTAGCCTGGATCCTTGACGAGAAGAG GAGACGGTGCTCCCAGGAAGCACGGCAGGTGCTCTGTTGTCCTGAGGAGTCAGTCTTTCCTTGGctgcctttgttttcctgggTTCACTTTAGAGGCAAGAGATGA